Proteins from a genomic interval of Colletes latitarsis isolate SP2378_abdomen chromosome 3, iyColLati1, whole genome shotgun sequence:
- the LOC143340454 gene encoding very long chain fatty acid elongase 1, with amino-acid sequence MKLMEIYDYYWNQNADPRTNDLPFVGSPVLIPVILYSYLYFVLKCGPEYMKDKKPYELKTYVKFYNIFQIFANAYIIHQFIQVGWFTEITMFCELPDYSYDPGPLKLSFTMWLAMMLKLIDLSETIVFVLRKKKNQITVLHVYHHVSTLLIIWLSTKYIPVAMASFTILVNCFIHVIMYTYYYLSTFGEKTRKMINPFKPLLTIMQMVQFVLLIAQNTISLLPYCKVTKIPGTASIINLIINFALFYDFYQKSYKSKQKKS; translated from the exons ATGAAGTTGATGGAAATTTACGATTATTATTGGAACCAAAATGCTG ATCCACGAACGAACGATTTGCCGTTCGTTGGTTCGCCCGTTCTCATCCCGGTTATCTTATATTCATACCTGTACTTCGTTTTAAAATGTGGACCCGAGTATATGAAGGACAAGAAACCATACGAATTGAAAACCTACGTGAAATTCtacaatatttttcaaatatttgccaATGCGTATATAATACACCAATTCATCCAAGTTGGTTGGTTCACTGAAATAACGATGTTTTGCGAATTGCCGGATTACTCTTACGATCCTGGTCCCCTCAAG TTGTCTTTCACAATGTGGCTTGCAATGATGTTAAAATTGATCGACCTGAGTGAAACGATCGTGTTCGTGCTGAGAAAAAAGAAGAACCAGATCACCGTTTTACACGTGTACCATCACGTGTCCACGTTGTTGATAATTTGGTTGTCAACAAAATACATTCCAGTTGCAATGGCGTCGTTCACGATTTTAGTAAATTGTTTCATCCACGTAATTATGTACACATATTATTACTTGAGTACGTTTGGCGAGAAGACGCGGAAAATGATCAATCCGTTCAAACCGTTGCTGACGATAATGCAAATG GTACAGTTTGTCCTCCTGATAGCCCAAAACACCATATCGTTACTTCCATATTGCAAAGTGACAAAGATACCGGGCACTGCATCTATAATTAACTTGATAATCAATTTCGCGCTATTCTATGACTTCTACCAAAAGAGCTACAAGTCTAAACAGAAGAAGAGCTGA